Proteins encoded together in one Terriglobus saanensis SP1PR4 window:
- a CDS encoding IS110 family transposase: MKEKVRFLGLDVHAETIAVAVAEPEGEVRSLGTIPNRAESIRRLIKKLGPAAKLRACYEAGPTGYVVYWQLAELGVECEVVAPTLVPVKAGDRVKTDRRDAEKLARCYRSGDLTAVWVPDEGSEALRDLVRAREAAKQDQTRARHRLSKFLLRSGQRPPTGVRPWTRPYLIWVAQLRFTQIAQESTRQDYLHEVEHMRERVARLEQAIMEAVKLASPALQQVINDLQALRGIADISAVTIASELGQVSRFESARQLMGYCGVVPSEDSSGKRTRRGGITKTGNAHLRRIVVEAAWSYRRPPGIWYGLRRRQETISQETKEIAWKAQHRLHKRYMKLGAAGKDQRKIVTAVARELLGFIWAIGTRAETVSRQQVAA, translated from the coding sequence ATGAAGGAGAAGGTACGATTTCTAGGTTTGGATGTCCATGCTGAGACGATCGCCGTGGCGGTCGCGGAGCCGGAAGGTGAGGTTCGGAGCCTGGGAACGATTCCCAACCGTGCTGAGTCTATCCGCAGGTTGATCAAGAAGCTTGGTCCGGCCGCCAAGTTGAGAGCCTGTTATGAAGCCGGGCCGACGGGCTACGTCGTGTACTGGCAGCTCGCGGAACTGGGCGTCGAGTGCGAGGTTGTGGCACCTACGCTGGTACCAGTCAAGGCTGGCGATCGAGTGAAGACGGACCGGCGGGATGCTGAGAAGCTGGCACGGTGCTATCGGTCCGGGGATCTGACGGCGGTGTGGGTTCCGGATGAGGGGTCGGAAGCGTTACGCGATTTGGTGCGAGCCCGCGAGGCAGCCAAGCAGGATCAGACCCGAGCGCGGCATCGCTTGAGCAAGTTCCTTCTGCGCTCCGGTCAGCGTCCACCGACCGGAGTCAGGCCGTGGACACGACCCTATCTAATCTGGGTCGCGCAGCTGCGTTTCACCCAGATCGCGCAAGAGTCTACGCGCCAGGATTATCTGCACGAGGTCGAGCACATGCGGGAGCGGGTCGCACGACTGGAGCAAGCCATCATGGAAGCGGTGAAGCTGGCATCTCCGGCGCTGCAACAAGTCATCAACGATCTACAGGCACTGCGCGGTATTGCAGATATCTCGGCGGTCACCATTGCGAGCGAGTTGGGCCAGGTATCTCGCTTTGAGAGCGCTCGCCAGCTGATGGGTTACTGCGGCGTTGTACCGAGCGAGGATTCCAGCGGCAAGCGAACCAGACGCGGAGGCATCACGAAGACCGGCAACGCGCACCTCCGACGCATCGTTGTCGAAGCCGCATGGAGCTATCGTCGTCCACCAGGTATCTGGTACGGTCTGCGCAGACGACAGGAGACCATTTCACAAGAGACCAAGGAGATTGCGTGGAAGGCGCAACACCGGTTGCATAAGCGATATATGAAGCTGGGCGCGGCCGGCAAGGATCAGAGGAAGATCGTCACAGCTGTAGCTCGAGAGCTGCTGGGCTTTATCTGGGCTATTGGAACCAGAGCAGAGACTGTCTCCAGGCAGCAAGTTGCAGCCTGA
- a CDS encoding serine hydrolase produces the protein MLCLTPRPPPGRRPAPRQTGLNIWSGRRCSLTGFPGFQLTIVRHHKIVFTGAYGLANVENSVPMTDQTIFRINSMSKAFTGVAAMQLVEAGKLNLDAPLSGYLGGLLTSWQNITVRQILTHTSGLPEIVDDNVRLIGDGTAEGAWAKVQTLPLQFAPGTQFAYTQTNYVVMGKIIAKLTGETFASFVQQRQFDVVAMKGTSYGDSTDVTPRVASLGWPVMRRSSHRAITPVGGERFTVFVYPDDDLKIIVLTNLMGGSPQTFVDKIASLYIAGLPVKVE, from the coding sequence TTGCTGTGTCTCACGCCCAGGCCGCCTCCAGGACGGAGACCAGCGCCGAGGCAGACAGGATTGAACATCTGGTCCGGCCGCAGATGCAGTCTCACGGGGTTCCCGGGCTTCCAGTTGACGATTGTTCGGCATCACAAAATTGTCTTTACAGGTGCCTACGGCCTAGCCAACGTCGAGAACTCCGTACCCATGACGGATCAAACGATATTTCGCATCAACTCGATGAGTAAGGCATTCACTGGCGTCGCAGCAATGCAACTTGTCGAGGCCGGAAAGCTCAACCTCGACGCTCCGCTCTCGGGATATCTCGGCGGGCTTCTCACTTCTTGGCAGAACATCACCGTCCGGCAGATTCTCACGCACACCTCCGGCCTCCCCGAGATCGTAGACGACAACGTTCGGCTGATCGGCGACGGAACGGCGGAGGGCGCTTGGGCAAAGGTGCAGACACTTCCCCTGCAGTTCGCCCCTGGAACGCAGTTTGCCTACACCCAGACTAACTATGTCGTCATGGGGAAGATCATAGCGAAGCTCACGGGCGAAACCTTTGCCAGCTTTGTGCAACAGCGACAGTTTGACGTTGTTGCCATGAAAGGAACCAGCTACGGCGATTCCACGGATGTCACACCTCGTGTGGCTTCGCTCGGCTGGCCAGTCATGCGACGTAGCTCTCACCGTGCCATCACTCCTGTGGGTGGAGAACGGTTCACAGTGTTCGTCTATCCAGACGACGACCTAAAGATCATCGTGCTGACAAATCTTATGGGCGGATCGCCTCAAACCTTCGTCGATAAAATTGCCTCCCTCTATATTGCAGGGCTTCCGGTCAAGGTTGAATAG
- a CDS encoding ABC transporter permease — protein sequence MMQSFVQSLRYALRQLRRAPGFAATIVVTLALGIGANTAIFTLFDQVLLRMLPVQKPQELVRFEWSGSFSGSSNGFGGGKKNYFSYPMYKDLRDRSSAFAGMVAASRTNVGISWHDQAASEDAELVSGNYFDVLGLRPAVGRLLTSFDEGAKNSNPVVVLGYDYWKTHFNAAQDVVGQALLINGHPFTVLGVAPQGFHSAVDGYNPRVFLPVSMVEVAMPWMAPGDDLNSHKSIWLTVFARLRPGVTRQQAEASVGPLWYSLRAEELTAYKNGARFKEGFLNKSHLSVMDDSAGFMPQRAELRMPMLVLMGMVGVLAAMCAVNVATLLLLRAAGRVREFSLRYALGAAKSRIVGQLLVEGGLLGAMGCLAGLALSPVIARALVRLLMHAEEAIDSPYSAAVGGRALLFSLVLSYVVCLAFSVAPALQFLRPKLAEALRQNTGTASKNSQRFRKVAVGLQIALTILLMGGAGLFLRTLTNLRSQNIGLQVSHLMTLDVDPTLAGYDEANRPRVESGVLEAVRSVPGVQQAAGTTDPVIAGDSSHSSFAVQGHLETDEDDTMHFEDAWVTPDYFAALGQPLLAGRDFSPADAKDAPHVAIVNLTFAKRFFGSPQNALGRLMAEGSGNAVKYDLTIIGVVGDAFHHDMRDKVAEGVFRSYAQMPHPVGLQLYVRTAQTPEIVENAIRESIHRYDPKLVAEEIRTMEEQIDRNVSNERALALLAASFSALALLMTAVGLYGVLAFATAQRTREIGVRMALGSDRTAVVMLVLKEMALTAVIAIVAAVPAAIGLSKLVQSQLYGVVPGDPLTLAGCVVIATLMVLASAAIPARRAASVDPMLALRTE from the coding sequence ATGATGCAGTCCTTTGTCCAGAGTCTTCGGTACGCCTTGCGGCAGTTGAGGCGTGCGCCTGGTTTCGCGGCGACCATCGTGGTCACGCTGGCCCTTGGCATCGGCGCAAACACGGCCATCTTTACGCTCTTCGATCAGGTCTTGCTGCGGATGCTGCCGGTGCAGAAGCCGCAGGAATTGGTGCGCTTCGAGTGGAGCGGAAGCTTCTCCGGTTCGTCGAACGGCTTTGGTGGAGGCAAGAAGAATTATTTCTCTTATCCGATGTACAAAGACCTGCGTGACCGCAGTTCTGCCTTTGCAGGCATGGTGGCTGCAAGCCGCACAAACGTGGGTATCTCGTGGCACGATCAGGCAGCGAGCGAAGATGCGGAGCTGGTCAGCGGAAACTACTTCGATGTGCTCGGTCTGCGGCCAGCAGTTGGGCGTCTGCTTACTTCCTTCGATGAGGGAGCGAAGAACTCCAACCCGGTCGTGGTCCTGGGGTACGACTACTGGAAGACGCACTTCAATGCAGCGCAGGATGTCGTGGGGCAGGCGTTGTTGATCAACGGGCACCCCTTCACCGTTCTCGGGGTAGCTCCGCAAGGCTTTCACAGCGCGGTGGATGGATATAACCCAAGGGTCTTTCTGCCGGTGAGCATGGTTGAAGTGGCCATGCCATGGATGGCTCCGGGAGACGACCTCAACAGCCACAAATCGATCTGGCTAACGGTGTTTGCGCGGCTGAGGCCTGGGGTGACACGCCAGCAGGCCGAAGCGAGCGTGGGTCCTCTCTGGTATTCACTGCGGGCAGAGGAGCTGACGGCCTACAAGAATGGCGCTCGGTTCAAAGAAGGCTTTCTAAACAAGTCACACCTGTCCGTGATGGACGACTCCGCGGGCTTTATGCCACAGCGTGCCGAACTGCGCATGCCCATGCTGGTGCTGATGGGGATGGTCGGCGTACTGGCGGCGATGTGCGCGGTCAATGTGGCAACGCTTTTACTACTGCGCGCCGCCGGGCGTGTGCGCGAGTTTTCGCTGCGCTATGCGCTGGGAGCCGCGAAGTCGCGGATCGTGGGACAGCTTCTGGTGGAGGGTGGTCTGCTGGGTGCGATGGGCTGCCTCGCCGGGCTTGCGCTCTCGCCGGTCATCGCGCGGGCTCTGGTCAGGCTGCTGATGCATGCAGAGGAAGCGATCGATTCGCCCTATAGTGCGGCGGTAGGTGGGCGTGCCCTGTTGTTCAGCCTCGTGCTTTCCTATGTCGTGTGTCTCGCATTCAGCGTGGCCCCGGCGCTGCAGTTCCTGCGACCAAAGCTGGCCGAAGCGTTGCGGCAGAATACGGGCACGGCTTCGAAGAACTCGCAACGCTTCCGCAAAGTGGCGGTAGGTCTGCAGATCGCGCTGACCATTCTGCTGATGGGTGGAGCGGGACTCTTCCTGCGCACGCTGACGAATCTGCGGAGCCAGAATATCGGCCTGCAGGTTTCTCATCTGATGACGCTGGATGTCGACCCCACCCTGGCGGGCTACGACGAAGCGAACAGACCTCGCGTTGAGTCGGGTGTGTTGGAAGCGGTGCGGTCCGTTCCCGGTGTGCAGCAGGCCGCGGGAACGACAGATCCAGTGATCGCCGGCGACTCGAGCCATTCGTCTTTTGCGGTGCAAGGACACCTTGAGACCGATGAAGACGACACCATGCACTTTGAGGATGCGTGGGTCACGCCGGATTACTTCGCGGCGCTGGGCCAGCCGCTATTGGCGGGGCGTGATTTTTCCCCCGCCGATGCGAAGGATGCGCCTCATGTTGCGATCGTGAACCTTACGTTTGCAAAACGGTTCTTCGGGTCGCCGCAGAATGCTCTTGGGCGGTTGATGGCCGAGGGCAGCGGCAATGCCGTGAAATACGACCTGACCATTATTGGAGTTGTGGGGGATGCATTCCACCACGATATGCGTGACAAGGTGGCGGAGGGCGTGTTTCGTTCCTACGCACAGATGCCGCATCCTGTCGGCCTGCAGCTCTATGTCCGCACGGCGCAGACGCCAGAGATCGTGGAGAATGCCATCCGCGAAAGCATTCATCGTTACGATCCAAAGCTGGTGGCGGAGGAGATCCGCACCATGGAAGAGCAGATTGACCGCAACGTGTCGAATGAGCGTGCCCTTGCACTGCTCGCGGCGAGCTTCTCTGCTCTGGCGCTTCTGATGACGGCGGTGGGTCTCTACGGCGTGCTGGCCTTTGCCACAGCACAGCGCACGCGAGAGATCGGCGTGCGCATGGCATTGGGAAGCGACCGTACTGCGGTGGTGATGCTTGTACTCAAGGAGATGGCGCTGACGGCGGTGATCGCGATTGTAGCGGCGGTTCCAGCGGCGATCGGGCTTTCGAAACTGGTGCAGAGCCAGCTTTATGGCGTGGTGCCGGGCGATCCACTCACACTGGCCGGATGCGTGGTCATCGCTACGCTGATGGTGCTGGCATCGGCTGCCATTCCGGCGCGAAGAGCGGCTTCCGTCGATCCAATGCTGGCGCTTCGTACGGAATAA
- a CDS encoding RidA family protein has translation MKLTVLKAAKRTLFFAGLLALGTSAFAQNKAIDFTPGMPFSNAYIAGNTLYVAGQQGPDDHGKVTGTDITFQTTSAIAAIEKVVKQAGYKLTDIVSVTVYITDLNDVPAMNAVYKKLMPDPKPARATVQVAGLIGGAKIEISVVAVKAGPQIIH, from the coding sequence ATGAAGCTCACCGTCTTAAAGGCAGCGAAGCGCACCCTCTTCTTCGCAGGCTTGCTCGCTCTCGGCACCTCGGCCTTCGCCCAGAACAAGGCCATCGACTTCACGCCTGGCATGCCCTTCAGCAATGCCTACATCGCTGGCAACACCCTCTATGTCGCTGGTCAGCAGGGCCCCGATGACCACGGCAAGGTCACCGGCACCGATATCACCTTCCAGACCACCAGCGCCATCGCCGCCATCGAAAAGGTCGTCAAGCAGGCGGGCTACAAGTTGACGGACATCGTCTCCGTCACCGTCTACATCACCGACCTCAATGACGTTCCGGCGATGAATGCCGTTTACAAGAAGCTCATGCCAGACCCGAAGCCCGCGCGCGCTACCGTGCAGGTTGCAGGCTTGATCGGCGGAGCAAAGATCGAGATCTCCGTCGTCGCCGTCAAGGCGGGGCCGCAGATAATTCACTAG
- a CDS encoding acyl-CoA dehydrogenase family protein, protein MTVAATISQPLTMDPTTTESDLLAAARSLVPVLRSRYAETETLGRLPASTLKEMEQARLFDVLVPKRYGGLQTSLRTFMDVVVELGKGDGSVSWTHSLLAGGNWIAAAIYPEQVLEEVFSQPNIRLAGVMTGRGVKTRRMEDGILIEEGVWSFNSGIHHAQWDGLGIPLKDDTGKVIDTAFAMIPTSQITLLNDWDTVGLRGTGSVSVSVKDVFVTNERIAPVSKAFSGRYDYAGNPMGSEGLYRLPLMPFFAMRLVWPALGMAKAALELFLEKAPSRIIPFAPYEKQDDAPVTHIQFAEASVKIDAAELLLRRAVDDLDAITQNNTKLTLQQRARMWADVGVASRMIWEAVDLLAGASGGSSAHKTHPMNRIWRDVRVAGMHAVLNPTTAMEALGRVLLGKDPKAPFL, encoded by the coding sequence ATGACCGTTGCTGCGACGATAAGCCAACCTTTGACCATGGATCCAACGACCACGGAGAGCGATCTGCTTGCCGCCGCGAGGTCGCTGGTTCCCGTCCTCCGGTCGCGATATGCGGAGACAGAGACCCTGGGCAGGCTACCGGCGTCCACGCTGAAGGAAATGGAGCAGGCCCGTCTCTTCGATGTCCTCGTCCCAAAGAGATACGGTGGCCTGCAGACTTCGCTGCGCACCTTTATGGATGTGGTCGTGGAACTCGGAAAGGGAGATGGATCAGTATCCTGGACCCACTCCTTACTCGCAGGCGGAAACTGGATCGCCGCAGCGATCTATCCGGAGCAAGTTCTGGAGGAAGTGTTTTCGCAGCCGAACATTCGCCTTGCAGGCGTAATGACAGGACGTGGCGTAAAGACGAGGCGCATGGAGGACGGGATTCTGATCGAAGAAGGGGTATGGAGTTTCAATAGCGGGATTCATCATGCGCAGTGGGACGGTCTGGGGATTCCTCTCAAGGACGATACCGGGAAGGTCATCGACACCGCCTTTGCCATGATCCCTACATCGCAGATCACCTTGTTGAACGACTGGGATACGGTCGGTTTGCGAGGAACCGGGAGTGTCAGTGTGTCTGTGAAGGATGTGTTTGTTACAAACGAACGCATCGCGCCGGTCAGTAAAGCGTTTTCGGGAAGATACGACTATGCCGGAAATCCGATGGGGAGCGAGGGACTCTATCGTCTTCCTCTGATGCCTTTTTTCGCGATGAGACTTGTTTGGCCTGCTCTGGGCATGGCCAAAGCTGCCCTTGAGCTTTTTCTGGAAAAGGCTCCATCCCGCATCATTCCATTCGCGCCCTACGAGAAGCAGGATGACGCTCCCGTAACGCACATACAATTCGCCGAGGCGTCGGTCAAGATCGATGCGGCTGAACTCCTGCTTCGCCGAGCGGTCGATGACCTGGATGCAATCACTCAAAACAACACGAAGTTGACGCTGCAGCAGCGCGCACGTATGTGGGCGGACGTGGGTGTGGCCAGCCGAATGATCTGGGAGGCGGTCGACCTGCTTGCCGGAGCTTCGGGAGGATCGTCTGCCCATAAGACCCACCCGATGAATCGTATCTGGCGGGACGTACGCGTTGCCGGGATGCATGCGGTACTCAACCCAACGACAGCGATGGAAGCGTTGGGCAGAGTTCTCTTAGGAAAAGATCCCAAAGCCCCGTTCCTCTAG
- a CDS encoding DinB family protein, which translates to MTLNPYATFLQIGEDTHAIIAETPKTLADLLAILGTEKAEAPLDPGKWSPREVVAHLADCELMFGARLRQALADPGSTLLPFDQDVYAERYAAYDLATAHATFNAIRAWNLALLTTVSAEDRSKEVTHPERGTMTFWTIVETMAGHDRNHLLRLQSFAEQPAS; encoded by the coding sequence ATGACCCTCAATCCCTACGCCACCTTCCTCCAGATCGGAGAGGACACCCACGCGATCATTGCGGAAACGCCAAAAACGCTCGCCGACCTCCTCGCCATTCTCGGCACAGAAAAAGCCGAAGCTCCGCTCGACCCCGGCAAATGGTCGCCCCGCGAGGTCGTCGCGCACCTTGCCGACTGCGAACTGATGTTTGGCGCGCGTCTTCGCCAGGCCCTGGCGGACCCCGGTTCCACCCTTCTGCCCTTCGATCAGGATGTCTATGCGGAGCGCTATGCAGCCTACGATCTCGCCACGGCCCACGCGACTTTTAATGCGATTCGCGCCTGGAATCTGGCTCTCCTGACAACCGTTTCCGCCGAAGATCGCTCCAAAGAAGTGACGCACCCGGAGCGCGGCACCATGACGTTCTGGACCATCGTCGAAACCATGGCCGGCCACGACCGCAATCATCTGCTCCGTCTCCAAAGCTTCGCGGAACAGCCAGCGTCGTAG
- a CDS encoding ArnT family glycosyltransferase, protein MDTRTIDGWSEDERRLRWRVFWVAFLVRVAYMTLAHTFKVRPLEDHFQFGWEMGRVARALTTGFGYADPFNGHTGPTAWSPPLYVFLMAGVFKLCGVYSALSAWVILALNCLMSAATAVAVWEIAWRCFGAKVALWSGWMWALHPAAMQYAVRWIWEMTASTCLLAWIMVLALRMRENQSWQRWFVFGLLWGVLALASPTPLILLPVVAIWVLAGPGFSTARVAKAALAGVVFCAVIAPWAARNWAVFHAFIPLRGNFGAENYLGNGPWSVGFPWGTTVPLDDKVTLHEYATMGERAWVADRGAKASAWIAGHHAQFVQLSVKRAWMFWAGVPHPLGEGAANEYTRIISFEFLSLAGWFGVLLAVRRGVYFSGVMLAAFLLVPVTYYLVTVQARFRHPLEPFICIVGVYLFQSAEPGRFGRGVAARFAWLGRATAGLRPFFRGEA, encoded by the coding sequence ATGGATACGCGGACGATCGACGGGTGGAGTGAGGACGAGCGGCGGTTGCGCTGGCGCGTCTTCTGGGTGGCATTTCTAGTGCGCGTGGCGTACATGACGCTGGCGCATACGTTCAAAGTGCGCCCTCTGGAAGACCACTTCCAGTTCGGCTGGGAGATGGGACGGGTCGCGCGCGCGTTGACGACAGGGTTTGGCTACGCCGATCCCTTCAACGGCCACACCGGACCGACGGCGTGGTCTCCACCGCTGTATGTGTTTCTGATGGCGGGTGTCTTTAAGCTGTGCGGTGTGTATTCGGCGCTGTCGGCGTGGGTGATCCTGGCGCTGAACTGCCTCATGTCCGCAGCCACGGCAGTCGCAGTGTGGGAGATTGCGTGGCGATGCTTCGGAGCGAAGGTCGCTCTTTGGAGCGGTTGGATGTGGGCGCTCCATCCGGCGGCAATGCAGTATGCGGTGCGTTGGATCTGGGAGATGACGGCGAGCACATGTCTGCTGGCGTGGATTATGGTGCTGGCCCTGCGCATGCGCGAGAACCAGAGCTGGCAGCGATGGTTTGTCTTTGGGCTGTTGTGGGGCGTGCTGGCGTTGGCCAGTCCAACGCCGCTGATTCTGCTGCCCGTGGTAGCAATTTGGGTGCTGGCCGGGCCGGGCTTCTCAACGGCGCGTGTGGCGAAAGCGGCGCTGGCAGGAGTGGTCTTCTGCGCTGTGATCGCGCCGTGGGCCGCGCGCAACTGGGCAGTGTTCCATGCATTCATCCCACTGCGTGGAAACTTCGGAGCGGAGAACTATCTGGGCAACGGCCCATGGTCGGTTGGCTTTCCCTGGGGAACGACAGTGCCGCTGGACGACAAAGTAACGCTGCATGAGTATGCGACGATGGGCGAGCGCGCATGGGTGGCGGACCGTGGAGCAAAAGCCTCGGCTTGGATCGCCGGGCATCACGCGCAGTTTGTCCAACTCAGTGTGAAACGCGCATGGATGTTCTGGGCAGGCGTGCCGCACCCTTTGGGCGAAGGCGCGGCGAACGAGTACACACGCATCATCAGCTTCGAGTTTCTTTCGCTCGCCGGGTGGTTTGGGGTCTTGCTCGCGGTGAGGCGCGGGGTTTATTTTTCCGGTGTGATGCTGGCGGCGTTTCTATTGGTTCCCGTGACGTACTACCTTGTGACGGTGCAGGCACGCTTCCGCCATCCACTGGAGCCGTTCATCTGTATCGTCGGCGTCTACCTGTTTCAGAGCGCGGAGCCGGGACGATTTGGACGCGGCGTAGCAGCGAGGTTTGCGTGGCTGGGCAGAGCAACTGCGGGGCTTAGACCTTTCTTCCGAGGTGAAGCTTGA
- a CDS encoding YdeI/OmpD-associated family protein, producing the protein MKKTFRAVLEPLRGNLGWVIARVPFDMTKVWKERRGLRVHGTVNGFAFRSSLFSEKEGGYFLLVNKVMQKNAAAGVGSMVKIALWPDLEARDAAVPAELEKIFAKQKKLRAFYEELSPSAKADISKTITAPKSAEARLRQAERMAERFLLTMEGERELPPILRMLFQRHPKAKAGWDAMTAARRRGHLMGIFYYQGPEAREKRAMKAVEESESAGQRVS; encoded by the coding sequence TTGAAGAAGACCTTTCGTGCCGTGCTGGAACCGCTGCGAGGCAACCTGGGATGGGTGATCGCGCGCGTGCCTTTCGATATGACGAAGGTCTGGAAGGAGCGCAGGGGGCTGCGCGTGCACGGCACAGTGAACGGATTTGCGTTTCGTAGTTCACTCTTCTCGGAGAAGGAGGGTGGTTATTTTCTGTTGGTGAATAAGGTCATGCAGAAGAACGCTGCTGCGGGCGTTGGCTCCATGGTGAAGATAGCTCTCTGGCCCGATCTGGAAGCTCGCGATGCGGCCGTTCCTGCGGAGCTGGAGAAGATCTTTGCGAAGCAGAAAAAGCTGCGCGCGTTCTATGAAGAGTTGAGTCCCTCGGCGAAGGCAGATATTTCCAAGACCATCACCGCACCGAAGAGTGCCGAGGCACGTCTGCGCCAGGCCGAGCGGATGGCGGAGCGCTTTTTGCTGACCATGGAAGGCGAGCGCGAGCTGCCGCCAATTCTCCGGATGCTCTTTCAGAGGCATCCCAAAGCGAAGGCCGGTTGGGACGCCATGACCGCAGCGCGGCGGCGCGGACACCTGATGGGGATCTTTTATTACCAGGGGCCCGAAGCGCGGGAGAAGCGGGCGATGAAAGCAGTGGAAGAGAGCGAGTCAGCAGGCCAGCGAGTCAGCTGA
- a CDS encoding HEAT repeat domain-containing protein encodes MRLISRLSSLLLAITIVATTLHAQQPKLVHAQLTTLAEVHDPALQIEAAKKANTTSWVAWPVKTLDTFNAGWNNDQIVYLESDHHDQSDGFRTQDSTDFAFILVRISDGAVSKIHVESPKRTIDAGDTRVVYLPNAAGDLSVRFFLGLAQEATQKKLRDVSVFALSLHSDPSGLAALASLTKPDKDTFLREKAAFWLANRRGHEGFLILKKLAHDEPDPALREKIAFDLNLCKDPEATTELIKMAHNDEDPKVRKQAQFWMANKAGKAVSADLVNSAENDPNTDVRKSAVFALSRLPGDEAATQLMHVADTSKDPAVRKQAVFWLGQSHDPRALDYLTKLIQK; translated from the coding sequence ATGCGCCTCATCTCGCGTCTCAGCTCCCTTTTGCTCGCAATCACCATCGTCGCGACCACCCTCCACGCACAACAGCCCAAACTCGTCCACGCACAGCTCACTACTCTCGCTGAGGTCCACGACCCCGCCCTTCAGATTGAGGCGGCAAAGAAAGCAAACACCACCAGCTGGGTTGCATGGCCGGTGAAGACCCTCGACACATTCAACGCGGGCTGGAACAACGATCAGATCGTCTACCTCGAAAGCGATCATCACGACCAGTCCGACGGCTTCCGCACGCAGGACAGCACAGACTTCGCCTTCATTCTCGTGCGCATCAGTGACGGGGCTGTCTCCAAGATCCACGTCGAATCGCCAAAGCGCACCATCGACGCGGGCGACACACGCGTCGTCTATCTTCCTAATGCCGCAGGCGATCTCAGCGTCCGCTTCTTCCTCGGCCTGGCGCAGGAAGCCACGCAGAAGAAGCTCCGCGACGTCTCCGTTTTCGCGCTCAGTCTGCACAGCGATCCTTCCGGTCTCGCCGCACTCGCTTCGCTTACAAAGCCGGACAAAGACACGTTCCTCCGAGAAAAAGCCGCCTTCTGGCTCGCTAACCGGCGCGGACACGAAGGTTTCCTTATTCTGAAGAAGCTCGCGCACGACGAACCCGATCCGGCTCTTCGCGAGAAGATCGCCTTTGACCTCAATCTCTGCAAAGACCCTGAAGCCACCACCGAACTCATCAAGATGGCGCACAACGACGAAGATCCGAAGGTCCGCAAACAGGCCCAGTTCTGGATGGCGAACAAGGCAGGTAAAGCCGTCTCGGCTGACCTCGTAAACTCTGCGGAGAACGATCCCAACACGGACGTGCGCAAGTCTGCGGTCTTTGCCCTTTCGCGCCTTCCCGGAGATGAAGCTGCCACCCAGCTTATGCACGTAGCCGACACCAGCAAAGATCCTGCTGTCCGCAAACAAGCTGTTTTTTGGCTGGGACAATCGCATGATCCGCGTGCGCTTGATTACCTGACGAAGCTGATTCAGAAGTAA
- a CDS encoding HEAT repeat domain-containing protein — MNAIPFRTVILLAAFAASPLLHAEAAASPAPDSKSDAAFTAGTDAMNGQRWYDAVRSFDQVIKANGPRTDAALYWKAYNLSKLHRTSETKSTCDTLHARFAASSWNNDCGALLVSTSVEPKIAIFVNNDSDNDRPERPERPERPERPERPERSESRDPDSDIKMLALNSLMQQDPNRALPLLRGILSGNNSMEMKKHAIFALAQSKNPEAQKILDDAVRGKMDAELQRRAIEMMAVFQGKRSNPTLVEVYKSTSDPKVKKAVINGLFISQDAPRMVDIARSEKDLQVKRQIVSQLALMHDQAAQDYMLELLK, encoded by the coding sequence ATGAACGCTATCCCGTTCCGCACCGTAATCCTCCTTGCAGCATTTGCTGCCTCCCCTCTTCTTCACGCCGAAGCTGCGGCCTCTCCCGCACCCGATAGCAAGTCCGATGCAGCCTTCACCGCCGGTACCGACGCCATGAACGGACAGCGCTGGTACGACGCCGTCCGCTCCTTCGATCAGGTCATCAAGGCGAATGGACCGCGTACGGACGCGGCGCTTTACTGGAAGGCATACAACCTCAGCAAGCTTCACCGCACCTCGGAGACAAAGTCCACCTGCGACACACTTCACGCGCGCTTCGCCGCAAGTTCGTGGAACAACGACTGTGGCGCGCTCCTTGTCTCTACTTCCGTAGAGCCGAAGATCGCGATCTTCGTAAATAACGATTCCGACAACGATCGTCCGGAACGGCCTGAGCGTCCCGAAAGGCCTGAGCGGCCGGAACGTCCAGAGCGGAGTGAAAGCCGCGATCCCGACTCCGACATCAAGATGCTCGCGCTCAACTCCCTCATGCAGCAGGACCCCAACCGCGCTCTTCCCCTGCTGCGCGGCATCCTGAGTGGCAACAACTCCATGGAGATGAAGAAGCACGCCATCTTCGCCCTCGCGCAGAGCAAGAACCCTGAAGCGCAGAAGATCCTCGACGACGCCGTCCGCGGCAAGATGGACGCCGAACTGCAACGTCGCGCCATTGAGATGATGGCCGTCTTCCAGGGAAAACGCTCCAATCCGACTCTCGTCGAAGTCTACAAATCCACCTCCGATCCCAAGGTAAAGAAAGCCGTCATCAACGGCCTCTTCATCTCCCAGGACGCACCCCGCATGGTCGACATCGCCCGTTCGGAAAAAGACCTTCAGGTGAAACGACAGATCGTATCGCAACTTGCCCTCATGCACGACCAGGCAGCACAGGACTACATGCTCGAACTCCTCAAATAA